The following proteins are co-located in the Triticum aestivum cultivar Chinese Spring chromosome 1A, IWGSC CS RefSeq v2.1, whole genome shotgun sequence genome:
- the LOC123059838 gene encoding uncharacterized protein, translated as MEIVTARGGYEGQEQQQHRGRRRRKPSDGHVVAQLLDSPLPTPRRSCCGSAAGTPRGARAASPQRTHVPFSWESSPGVPKAGGASLERGWLPPRPPPGRGGQGRAYHGGNATTDATSSDDDDDTFSDAVDRISSSDRLAALSARLSSIDGRAASRRLPSFIMDRFLPAANAIARTSTEKRAKKSPRRAARRSEHDDDDEDEAPATARLETHTSRRERRVPTVQQEEESWNGTPPQEIAWRHEEARGDETPPRSCGFTVLFPWCVKPVLCGFPWSPARPRHPRASPPRRSTTMGDVLVKELGLRNGDPSHWYEEKSSGSGKEWSTPGGPGLGMSILGTSKRYCADARKALSRLARSGTDGGGGGSPRMSRERRSGKAASSPLHSTSGRMPQLQLQVKPPSESWLCHARGSNTVNSKR; from the coding sequence ATGGAGATCGTCACGGCCAGGGGCGGATACGAGgggcaggagcagcagcagcaccgggggcggcggcggcgcaagcccAGCGACGGGCACGTTGTGGCGCAGCTGCTCGACTCGCCGCTCCCCACGCCGCGCCGCTCCTGCTGCGGGTCCGCGGCCGGCACGCCGCGCGGCGCGCGCGCCGCGTCGCCGCAGCGCACGCACGTGCCCTTCTCGTGGGAGAGCTCCCCGGGCGTACCCAAGGCCGGCGGCGCGTCGCTGGAGCGGGGCTGGCTGCCCCCGAGGCCGCCCCCGGGGCGCGGCGGCCAAGGCCGCGCGTACCACGGAGGCAACGCCACCACCGACGCGACgagcagcgacgacgacgacgacaccttctccgacgCGGTCGACAGGATCTCGTCGTCCGACCGACTCGCCGCGCTCTCCGCCCGGCTGAGCTCCATCGACGGCCGCGCCGCGTCGAGGCGCCTGCCCAGCTTCATCATGGACCGCTTCCTCCCGGCCGCCAACGCCATCGCCAGGACGTCCACGGAGAAGCGCGCCAAGAAatccccgcgccgcgccgcgcgccgctccgagcacgacgacgacgacgaggacgaggcgcCGGCCACGGCCAGGCTCGAAACGCACACGTCACGCCGCGAGCGCCGCGTTCCCACTGTCCAGCAGGAGGAGGAGAGCTGGAATGGCACGCCGCCGCAGGAGATAGCGTGGCGCCACGAGGAGGCGCGAGGCGACGAGACGCCTCCGAGGTCATGCGGGTTCACGGTGCTCTTCCCCTGGTGCGTCAAGCCAGTGCTGTGCGGGTTCCCGTGGAGCCCGGCGCGTCCGCGGCACCCCCGCGCCTCCCCTCCTCGCCGGAGCACCACGATGGGCGACGTCCTGGTGAAGGAGCTCGGGCTACGGAACGGCGACCCGTCGCACTGGTACGAGGAGaagagcagcggcagcggcaaggaGTGGTCGACTCCCGGCGGCCCCGGGCTGGGCATGTCGATCCTTGGCACGAGCAAGAGGTACTGCGCCGACGCCAGgaaggccctgagccggctggcCCGATCGGgcacggacggcggcggcggcggtagccCGAGGATGAGCAGGGAGAGGAGGAGCGGCaaggcggcctcctcgccgctgcACTCGACGTCCGGGCGGATGCCGCAGCTGCAGCTGCAGGTGAAGCCGCCGTCCGAGTCGTGGCTCTGCCACGCGCGCGGGAGCAACACTGTGAACAGCAAAAGATGA
- the LOC123059830 gene encoding protein MALE DISCOVERER 2, with product MGNCRRRGPAALFLLWFLATGFQLCAALNHEGHALLRFREMVEADPRGALLDWDEGHATPCSWFGVQCSDDGRVVGLNLSNLGLKGVLSPEIGQLINMHSLVLHKNLFYGTIPREIGDLRELKVLDLGYNNFNGSIPSELINILSLEFIFLKGNRLYGDLPLELNELISLCESQVHQGRALSNRMPTARGEDSATTRRLLAGKENHSPKNKMLGSENSVLEPSDVIPFFKLHEPHKDPAPPVLPHALTPPPPSEPAPSLASLVSPNKNQTASKGSKSKSGKSNSVTIYALIGAAICFVVLSLSAAIFICYRRGKASSVVPMSSSRELQTTILGGIALFRRSELETACEDFSNVIGTLPGCTLYKGTLPCGAEIAVASTLIKHAYGWSVIAEAQFKNKVEMLSRVNHKNFLKLVGYCEDEEPFTRMMVFEYVSNGSLFEHLHVNEAEHLNWQSRLRMAMGVIYCLYHMYQQYPPVILRNLNSSCIYLTEDNAAKISDIGFGDDWKEGEDEFDEPEECTIVYRFALLLLETISGRRPFSNDTGLLILWAHRYLTGEKPLTGMIDPTLRSVPLEQVAALTELVKLCIRDDPWRRPSVGEVTRRMQEITGFSQDQSTPRNSALWWAELEILTV from the exons ATGGGGAATTGCCGGAGGAGAGGCCCGGCGGCGCTCTTCCTGCTCTGGTTCCTGGCGACGGGCTTCCAGCTGTGCGCGGCCCTGAATCACGAAG GTCATGCGCTTCTGAGGTTCAGGGAGATGGTAGAGGCTGATCCGCGTGGTGCTCTGCTGGATTGGGATGAAGGCCACGCTACCCCTTGTTCTTGGTTCGGCGTGCAGTGCTCGGATGATGGACGGGTCGTAGGCCT GAACTTGTCAAATCTTGGTCTGAAAGGCGTGTTATCTCCTGAGATTGGACAGCTTATTAATATGCATTCTCT TGTACTGCACAAGAACTTGTTCTATGGTACTATCCCTAGAGAGATAGGAGATTTACGGGAGCTGAAGGTGTTGGATCTGGGGTACAATAACTTCAATGGATCAATTCCATCAGAGCTAATAAACATTTTATCCCTGGAGTTTAT CTTTCTTAAAGGAAACAGACTTTATGGTGATTTACCTCTTGAGCTAAATGAGCTCATCAGTCTTTGTGAGTCTCAGGTTCACCAAGGCAGGGCTTTGTCAAATAGGATGCCCACTGCAAG GGGTGAGGACAGCGCTACAACCAGAAGACTTCTAGCAGGCAAAGAAAATCATTCTCCAAAGAACAAGATGCTTGGTTCTGAAAATTCTGTATTAGAACCATCAGATGTGATCCCTTTTTTTAAGCTCCATGAACCCCACAAGGATCCAGCACCACCAGTTTTGCCCCATGCCTTGACACCACCTCCTCCTTCTGAACCTGCTCCTTCCCTTGCCTCTCTTGTATCTCCGAACAAAAACCAAACCGCAAGCAAagggagcaagagcaagagcgggaAGAGCAATTCTGTGACGATATATGCATTAATAGGAGCAGCGATTTGTTTTGTGGTTCTATCTTTGTCAGCTGCAATATTTATTTGCTACCGCCGTGGGAAGGCTAGCAGTGTTGTGCCCATGTCTTCAAGTAGGGAACTGCAGACCACTATCCTGGGAG GCATAGCTTTATTCAGACGGTCAGAGCTCGAAACAGCCTGTGAAGATTTCAGCAATGTAATCGGTACGCTACCTGGATGTACATTGTATAAAGGAACTCTTCCATGTGGAGCTGAAATAGCTGTTGCATCTACACTGATAAAACATGCCTACGGGTGGTCTGTTATAGCCGAAGCACAATTCAAGAATAAG GTTGAAATGTTGTCGCGGGTGAACCATAAGAATTTCCTGAAACTTGTGGGTTACTGTGAAGACGAAGAACCATTTACCCGGATGATGGTGTTTGAGTATGTTTCAAATGGATCCCTATTTGAGCACTTGCACG TTAATGAGGCAGAGCACTTGAACTGGCAGTCGCGCCTGCGGATGGCGATGGGAGTAATATACTGCCTGTACCACATGTACCAGCAGTATCCTCCTGTGATCCTAAGAAATCTGAACTCGTCGTGCATATACCTGACCGAAGACAACGCTGCAAAGATTTCAGACATCGGTTTCGGCGATGACTGGAAAGAAGGCGAGGATGAATTCGATGAGCCTGAAGAGTGCACCATAGTGTATAGGTTTGCCTTGCTTCTGCTTGAGACGATCTCTGGAAGGCGTCCGTTCTCCAATGACACCGGCCTCCTGATTCTGTGGGCGCACCGGTACCTCACCGGCGAAAAGCCCTTGACGGGTATGATTGACCCGACACTCAGATCAGTCCCCTTGGAGCAGGTCGCGGCGCTGACAGAGCTGGTGAAATTGTGCATAAGAGATGACCCCTGGCGGAGGCCGTCGGTGGGGGAGGTAACCCGGAGGATGCAGGAGATCACTGGGTTCTCTCAGGATCAGTCGACCCCAAGGAATAGCGCATTGTGGTGGGCTGAGCTTGAAATCCTAACGGTATAG